One Panicum virgatum strain AP13 chromosome 9K, P.virgatum_v5, whole genome shotgun sequence genomic region harbors:
- the LOC120648816 gene encoding late embryogenesis abundant protein 1-like has translation MASRQNTREARAEAEARRAVEELARARDEHLVQAEVNARSAADEIARSRADRGVAGAGAAGGGILGSVQEGAKSFVSAVGRTFGGAKDAAADKTADKARETNESLARKTSETAEATRNKVGEYKDAAVERARETKDAATERARETKDAATERARETKDAATERARETKDAVAQKTSETAEATKNKLGEYKDAAAGKAREAVDTTAEKAREAKDVTKQKAGEYADATRGTAQEARDRSWATAQTAADRTRETAAGAHDADKGPGLLGALGNVTGAIKDKLTMGGGHGAAGQHDVRLGGDDERAAKERAAEKAASVYFEEKDRALRELAAERVDRCVDKCVEGCAGSTCAHRARQDVRSARTWRATAAAVRPSLHGQK, from the exons ATGGCGTCGAGGCAGAACACCCGTGAGGCgcgcgccgaggccgaggcgcggcgcgccgttgaggagctggcgcgggcgcgggacGAGCACCTGGTGCAGGCCGAGGTGAACGCCCGCTCGGCGGCCGACGAGATCGCGCGCTCCCGCGCCGACCGCGGCGTCGCCGGTGCGGGGGCTGCCGGCGGTGGCATCCTGGGGAGCGTGCAGGAGGGTGCCAAGTCCTTCGTTAGCGCCGTGGGCCGCACCTTCGGCGGTGCCAAGGACGCGGCCGCCGACAAGACCGCCGACAAGGCCCGGGAGACCAACGAGAGCCTGGCTCGCAAGACGAGCGAGACGGCGGAGGCGACCCGGAACAAGGTGGGGGAGTACaaggacgccgccgtggagagggCGCGGGAGACCAAGGACGCCGCCACGGAGAGGGCGCGGGAGACCAAGGACGCCGCCACGGAGAGGGCGCGGGAGACCAAGGACGCCGCCACGGAGAGGGCGCGGGAGACCAAGGACGCGGTGGCGCAGAAGACGAGCGAGACCGCGGAGGCCACCAAGAACAAGCTCGGGGAGTACAAGGACGCGGCGGCCGGGAAGGCGCGGGAGGCCGTGGACACCACCGCCGAAAAGGCGAGGGAGGCCAAGGACGTCACCAAGCAGAAGGCCGGCGAGTACGCCGACGCCACCCGCGGGACCGCGCAGGAGGCCAGGGACAGGTCCTGGGCCACCGCGCAGACCGCCGCCGACAGGACCAGGGagacggccgccggcgcccacgaCGCCGACAA AGGACCAGGTCTGCTGGGCGCGCTCGGGAACGTGACGGGCGCGATCAAGGATAAGCTGACGATgggcggcggccacggagcCGCGGGACAGCACGACGTCCGGctgggcggcgacgacgagcgcGCGGCGAAGGAGCGCGCCGCGGAGAAGGCGGCGTCGGTGTACTTCGAGGAGAAGGACCGGGCGCtccgggagctcgcggcggagcGGGTGGACCGGTGCGTGGACAAGTGCGTGGAGGGATGCGCCGGATCGACCTGCGCGCACCGCGCACGGCAAGATGTGAGAAGCGCGCGGACGTGGCgcgcgacggccgccgccgtccggccgTCCCTGCATGGGCAAAAATAA